CTTGTGAATGGCACCGTTGATAATGCAGGCGGGCGCCGACTTCTCTTCCAATTCCTCGATCATAACGATTTCTTGTAGTTTCTTTGGATCCATATACCTCCGATAAGATGTAGTCCTATTCCACATCGTTCGTATCGGCAATCGTCCAAAAACCATTAGTAAGTGAGGAGAGGAAAAATGCGAACTGAAGTGCTTGCGGACCCGGAGGCAGTCGCTGGAAAAGCCGCCGCCCTGATCGCCACCGAGGCGCGCCATGCCGTTGCGGCCCGCGGCCTCTTCGTCATGGCGGTCAGCGGAGGCCACACACCATGGTTGATGCTTCGTGCTCTTGCCGAAGAAGACGTGCCGTGGGCAAGCGTGCGCGTATTTCAGGCCGATGAGCGTGTTGCTCCCGAAGGCCACGGGGACCGAAATCTCACGCACTTGCGTGCCTCTCTGCTGGAGCATGCCCCGCTGCCCGCCGGGCAGATCTATGCCATGCCGGTTGAGATTCCCGACCTCCAGACCGCGGCTGCGCAGTATGCCGCCGAACTCGAGCGGATCGCCGGCACGCCGCCCGTGCTTGATCTCGTTCATCTCGGCCTGGGGCCCGACGGGCACACTGCATCGCTGGTGCCGGGCGATCCGGTAGTGGATGTCATGGACCGCGATGTCGCGGCGACCGGCGTG
The Terriglobia bacterium DNA segment above includes these coding regions:
- the pgl gene encoding 6-phosphogluconolactonase, encoding MRTEVLADPEAVAGKAAALIATEARHAVAARGLFVMAVSGGHTPWLMLRALAEEDVPWASVRVFQADERVAPEGHGDRNLTHLRASLLEHAPLPAGQIYAMPVEIPDLQTAAAQYAAELERIAGTPPVLDLVHLGLGPDGHTASLVPGDPVVDVMDRDVAATGVYQGRNRLTLTYPIINRARLILWLVTGSEKVPMYKRLQAADPSIPAGRVLQNNALLLADSAAAGPGTGEARP